In Electrophorus electricus isolate fEleEle1 chromosome 1, fEleEle1.pri, whole genome shotgun sequence, a single window of DNA contains:
- the LOC113580840 gene encoding transmembrane protein 265, translated as MSGRVDISNSTTPLKQAERMTDESHVLNDPETGSPKNQCQYKDHRKLAIMSIICGLSCFGIMSLIYSVKTRATNKKLDTNDPVSTSKAKEYSNKTFKWGVIAIISWVGLLILFPLSMGLISYLFTFIN; from the exons ATGTCCGGACGAGTCG ACATTTCCAACAGCACTACTCCACTGAAGCAGGCAGAGAGGATGACTGATGAATCACATGTTCTGAATGACCCCGAGACCGGCTCTCCTAAGAACCAATGCCAGTACAAGGATCACAGGAAACTGGCCATCATGAGCATCATATGCGGTCTCTCCTGCTTCGGCATCATGTCTCTGATTTACTCTGTGAAG ACTCgtgcaacaaacaaaaagcttgACACAAATGACCCGGTCAGTACAAGCAAGGCCAAGGAGTATTCCAACAAAACTTTTAAATGGGGAGTGATAGCCATCATTTCATGGGTGGGCCTGCTAATTCTCTTCCCTTTGAGCATGGGACTCATATCTTACCTCTTCACATTCATAAACTGA